One part of the Bacillus sp. FJAT-45350 genome encodes these proteins:
- a CDS encoding PAS domain-containing hybrid sensor histidine kinase/response regulator: protein MVQYQSTQLLKQYEQLLSGVGKASNQLLVSENIQEGMNFALQALGESLCAMRIFIFEIHTHPETNEPACSMRYEWVAEGVSPTIHHSDEQNVVIKKAGTEKQINLLRAGEIVNFEIEKLPEATKTRLENKNVLSHQLVPISIGQELWGFLGIMDAVKTDWKNVNDAALRLMTSSLGATIKRFEEEEKRKDSETKFEDMVVNVPGVIFQSIAKNDGSWQMNYISPKIKELFGYEAREVTEDMEQVFDSVYFSDKESFFQSLHDATTSCSSWNFEGRLVKKTTGELKWWQGTARPVKSTDGNIIFNGILVDITERRHTEELLAQAKKEAEQANQAKSEFLSAMSHEIRTPLNAIIGIAELLGDSELSKEQRQYINIFKKSGNSLLTIINDILDLAKIEAGHMNLVNGPFSISDAVEQAVDIFFLSAHKKGLEIVYDISVDLTRTYIGDGERLKQVITNLVGNSLKFTENGEVVVSVSPYQGNRSGNIIFEVRDTGIGMSQDTLNSIFDRFYQVDSSTTKKYAGTGLGLTISQRIIEMMSGEIWVESEKGKGTTFYFTVELEDSLVEDDKQIPSKLHSFDGLKVLVVDDNHTNRLIIKKMLEPHGFSIFEASNGVRGIEMIRKAQQENQAFELLLIDNLMPNMSGLEMAEHLIKKREIEGTPMVMLTSDYRKEEMEQIQSLGITWYMIKPIKKAELFMKLNQAFSQSNLLKTNVTTIKSTVDTSPLSIEKQNSTRLLLVEDVEDNRKLILAFLKKEPYVIDIAENGEEAVIKAKQNKYALILMDMQMPVKDGYTATKEIREWEKVQHRHHTPILALTAYALEEDKRKSLDVGCDLHLSKPIKKRELIETMKNVLRI from the coding sequence ATGGTTCAGTATCAATCAACACAACTATTAAAGCAATACGAACAATTATTAAGTGGAGTCGGAAAAGCATCAAATCAATTGCTAGTTTCAGAAAATATACAAGAAGGAATGAACTTTGCACTACAAGCCCTTGGAGAATCACTATGTGCAATGCGAATATTTATTTTTGAAATCCATACACATCCTGAAACAAATGAACCAGCCTGTAGTATGCGTTATGAATGGGTAGCTGAGGGAGTTTCTCCAACGATTCACCATTCAGACGAACAAAATGTTGTAATAAAAAAGGCTGGAACGGAAAAACAGATTAATCTTTTGAGAGCAGGAGAAATTGTCAATTTTGAAATTGAAAAGCTCCCTGAAGCAACGAAAACACGATTAGAAAATAAAAATGTCCTTTCTCATCAATTAGTACCTATTAGTATAGGGCAGGAGTTATGGGGCTTTCTTGGGATTATGGATGCTGTTAAGACTGATTGGAAAAATGTGAATGATGCAGCTCTTCGCTTAATGACGAGTAGTCTAGGAGCTACTATTAAACGTTTTGAAGAGGAAGAGAAACGTAAAGATAGTGAAACCAAATTTGAGGATATGGTTGTCAATGTACCTGGGGTTATTTTTCAATCAATTGCAAAGAATGATGGAAGTTGGCAAATGAACTATATTAGTCCAAAAATTAAAGAACTTTTTGGTTATGAGGCGCGGGAAGTAACTGAGGATATGGAGCAGGTATTCGATTCGGTTTATTTTAGTGATAAAGAAAGCTTTTTTCAATCACTTCATGATGCTACCACCTCATGCTCTTCCTGGAACTTTGAAGGGCGCCTAGTGAAAAAGACAACAGGTGAATTAAAATGGTGGCAAGGTACTGCAAGACCAGTAAAATCAACAGACGGAAATATTATTTTTAACGGTATTTTAGTTGATATCACAGAAAGAAGGCACACAGAAGAATTGCTAGCACAAGCTAAAAAAGAAGCAGAGCAAGCGAATCAGGCGAAAAGTGAGTTTTTATCTGCGATGAGTCATGAGATTCGAACTCCCTTAAATGCAATTATAGGTATTGCAGAGCTCTTAGGTGATAGTGAGCTTTCGAAAGAGCAAAGGCAATACATTAATATCTTTAAAAAATCAGGAAATTCATTATTAACTATTATTAATGATATTCTGGATTTGGCAAAGATTGAAGCAGGTCATATGAATTTAGTGAATGGACCTTTTTCAATTAGTGACGCAGTAGAACAGGCAGTCGATATCTTTTTCTTAAGTGCACATAAAAAGGGACTTGAAATCGTTTACGATATTAGTGTCGATCTTACCCGGACATATATCGGTGATGGAGAACGCCTGAAGCAGGTAATTACTAATCTTGTTGGAAACTCGCTTAAATTCACAGAGAATGGGGAAGTAGTTGTTTCTGTTTCACCATATCAAGGAAATCGGTCTGGAAATATTATATTTGAAGTTCGCGATACTGGAATTGGGATGTCCCAAGACACTTTAAATTCAATATTCGATCGTTTCTATCAAGTGGATTCATCAACAACGAAAAAATATGCGGGTACAGGCTTAGGTTTAACTATTTCTCAGAGAATTATAGAAATGATGAGTGGTGAAATATGGGTAGAAAGTGAAAAAGGGAAAGGGACGACGTTCTATTTCACTGTTGAACTTGAGGATAGTCTAGTAGAAGATGACAAACAGATTCCTAGTAAGTTACATTCTTTTGATGGATTGAAAGTATTAGTTGTAGATGATAATCATACGAACCGTCTAATTATAAAAAAAATGCTTGAACCACATGGTTTCTCGATATTTGAGGCTAGTAACGGAGTACGGGGTATTGAGATGATTCGTAAAGCACAGCAGGAAAATCAGGCTTTTGAGCTTTTATTAATAGATAATCTTATGCCAAACATGAGTGGGTTGGAGATGGCAGAGCATTTAATTAAAAAACGTGAAATTGAAGGTACACCAATGGTTATGCTTACATCTGATTATCGGAAGGAAGAGATGGAACAAATCCAATCTCTAGGCATTACATGGTATATGATTAAGCCAATAAAAAAAGCAGAGTTGTTTATGAAGCTAAATCAAGCCTTCTCTCAGTCTAATCTATTAAAAACAAACGTTACTACAATTAAATCAACAGTTGATACGTCTCCTTTATCGATAGAGAAACAAAATTCCACTAGGCTTTTATTAGTTGAAGATGTGGAAGATAACCGTAAACTAATTCTAGCATTCTTAAAGAAGGAACCTTATGTTATTGATATTGCAGAAAATGGTGAGGAAGCAGTAATAAAAGCCAAGCAAAATAAGTACGCTCTTATTTTAATGGATATGCAAATGCCAGTAAAAGATGGATATACAGCGACTAAGGAGATACGTGAGTGGGAAAAAGTACAACATCGACACCACACTCCAATTCTAGCGTTAACAGCGTATGCTTTAGAAGAAGATAAAAGAAAATCATTAGATGTTGGTTGTGATCTTCACCTAAGTAAGCCAATAAAAAAAAGAGAATTAATTGAAACGATGAAAAATGTACTGCGAATCTAA
- a CDS encoding NAD(P)/FAD-dependent oxidoreductase gives MNNQFEVLIVGAGLSGLMAAQTCKEQGISYIVLDKGRSVGGRMATRRIAGGKADHGAQFFTARSETMKTLVQNWKEKDLINVWSNGFHQMEGKSIAVEHDGYPRYVGTNGMNALMKDIAKDLHTVVGQKVEKISEIDGRWKVTAIDTSCSEEVTYKANKLILTAPVPQSQQLLEAGGVKLEKKVIKELNDVSYYPCLCAIVALDKRTTIPSPGGIQVGEGMLAFIGDNEQKGISESTVVTIHGSEQWSKYNYERDSEEILDELIEAVKPLLGEGEIIEKRQLMRWLYSKPEILHPEEYLGTVTPAPVVFTGDIFKRGKVEGAILSGLSGVNWILKQH, from the coding sequence ATGAATAATCAATTTGAGGTGCTTATTGTTGGGGCTGGTCTATCAGGTTTAATGGCAGCACAAACATGTAAGGAACAAGGAATTAGCTACATTGTGTTAGATAAAGGGAGAAGTGTAGGGGGACGCATGGCGACACGCCGAATTGCTGGTGGTAAGGCTGACCACGGTGCTCAGTTTTTTACGGCAAGAAGTGAAACAATGAAGACACTTGTACAAAATTGGAAAGAGAAAGATTTAATTAACGTGTGGTCAAATGGATTTCATCAAATGGAAGGGAAATCAATTGCTGTTGAACACGATGGATATCCTCGATATGTTGGAACAAATGGTATGAATGCTCTTATGAAGGATATTGCAAAGGATTTACATACAGTTGTAGGTCAAAAGGTAGAAAAAATTAGTGAAATAGATGGACGTTGGAAAGTAACTGCAATTGATACTAGTTGCAGTGAAGAGGTTACTTACAAAGCTAACAAGCTAATATTAACCGCTCCTGTTCCACAATCGCAGCAACTACTTGAAGCGGGTGGTGTAAAGCTTGAGAAAAAAGTGATCAAAGAGCTGAATGATGTATCTTATTATCCTTGCTTATGTGCAATTGTGGCACTAGATAAACGAACAACTATTCCTAGTCCAGGTGGGATTCAAGTAGGTGAAGGTATGCTAGCGTTCATTGGAGATAATGAACAAAAAGGAATCTCAGAATCTACAGTTGTAACAATACATGGCTCTGAACAATGGTCTAAATACAATTATGAAAGAGATAGTGAAGAAATTTTAGATGAGCTGATTGAAGCAGTTAAGCCTTTACTGGGTGAGGGTGAAATCATTGAAAAAAGGCAGTTAATGCGTTGGTTATATTCAAAGCCTGAAATTTTACATCCAGAGGAGTATTTAGGTACAGTAACACCTGCTCCAGTAGTATTTACAGGAGATATTTTTAAACGAGGAAAAGTTGAAGGTGCGATTTTATCAGGGTTAAGTGGGGTTAATTGGATTTTAAAACAACATTAA
- a CDS encoding ion transporter, with the protein MENENKQIQPSNKKNTASEFCLKIVNHAAFSATVITLILINAIVVGLETYPNLYQTHMEWFEYADRVLLWIFTVEIALRLIATTPTKKFFTNSWNWFDFIIVASGHIFVGAHFITVLRILRVLRVLRAISVIPSLRRLVDALLLTIPALGNILILMSIIFYIFAVTGTMLFAEVAPEYFGNLQLSLLTLFQVVTLESWASGVMRPIFEQLTWSWIYFVLFILVGTFIVFNLFIGVIVSNVEKANELEQADIKKAEKDEKKQEMADLKQEIRELKEIVLRLEKKH; encoded by the coding sequence ATGGAAAATGAAAATAAGCAAATACAGCCTTCTAATAAAAAGAACACTGCTTCAGAATTCTGTTTAAAAATTGTCAATCATGCTGCTTTCTCAGCAACAGTTATAACACTAATTCTTATAAATGCGATTGTTGTTGGTTTAGAAACTTACCCAAATCTTTATCAAACACACATGGAATGGTTTGAATATGCCGATAGAGTCCTATTATGGATATTTACAGTTGAAATAGCTTTGAGATTAATAGCTACAACACCGACCAAAAAGTTTTTTACAAATAGTTGGAACTGGTTTGACTTTATTATTGTAGCAAGTGGACATATTTTTGTAGGAGCACATTTTATTACAGTGCTTCGTATACTACGTGTTCTTCGTGTATTGCGTGCAATATCAGTCATTCCATCCTTGCGCCGTCTAGTAGACGCGTTATTATTAACAATTCCTGCTTTAGGAAACATTCTTATTTTAATGAGCATTATCTTTTATATTTTTGCTGTTACTGGTACGATGCTATTTGCAGAAGTTGCACCCGAATATTTCGGTAACTTACAACTATCCTTATTAACACTTTTCCAAGTAGTTACACTAGAATCATGGGCAAGTGGAGTTATGAGACCGATATTTGAACAGCTTACTTGGTCTTGGATTTATTTTGTACTCTTTATCCTAGTTGGGACCTTTATTGTCTTTAACCTCTTTATTGGAGTTATTGTAAGTAACGTCGAAAAGGCAAATGAATTAGAACAAGCTGATATTAAAAAGGCTGAAAAAGATGAGAAGAAACAAGAAATGGCAGATTTAAAACAAGAAATACGTGAATTGAAGGAAATCGTTTTACGGTTAGAGAAAAAGCACTGA
- a CDS encoding aspartate kinase: MKVAKFGGSSVASAEQIRKVSAIITDDPERKVVVVSAPGKRSDEDTKVTDLLIQLGEAHLSGASTEKELAAVVGRYADIAKGLELSHEIIETIEADLKERLSFDTTNQGKFMDLIKASGEDNNAKLIAFYLQSSGIEAHYICPLKAGLLVSDEPGNAQVLPEAYDNLFQLREQSGILIFPGFFGYSPEGTLVTFPRGGSDITGSILAAGIDAELYENFTDVDSVYAANPKVVENPVEIMKMTYREMRELSYAGFSVFHDEALIPAFRKKIPVCIKNTNNPSARGTMIIAEREYEANPVIGIASDSGFCTIYVRKYLMNREVGFGRRLLQIIEDEGISYEHIPSGIDDTSVILEQAQLDGEKEHRIIERIKTELEVDDVFIERDFAMIMIVGEGMHNTVGIAARATDALYRAEANIEMINQGSSEVSLVFGVHEEDADRAVSELYKEFFGACKENCIQ, from the coding sequence ATGAAAGTAGCAAAATTTGGTGGTTCATCAGTAGCAAGTGCGGAACAAATTAGAAAGGTATCAGCGATTATTACAGACGATCCAGAACGAAAAGTAGTTGTCGTTTCTGCACCGGGAAAGCGTAGTGACGAAGATACGAAAGTAACGGATTTATTAATACAATTAGGAGAAGCTCACTTAAGTGGTGCATCCACAGAAAAGGAACTAGCAGCTGTTGTTGGTCGTTATGCAGATATAGCCAAGGGCTTAGAGCTATCTCATGAGATTATTGAAACAATTGAGGCGGATTTAAAAGAAAGATTAAGCTTTGATACAACAAATCAAGGGAAGTTTATGGATTTAATCAAAGCGAGTGGTGAAGATAACAATGCAAAATTAATTGCATTCTATTTGCAAAGTAGTGGAATTGAAGCTCACTATATTTGCCCACTGAAGGCAGGTTTACTAGTAAGTGATGAACCAGGAAATGCTCAAGTACTACCAGAGGCATATGACAATTTATTTCAATTAAGAGAGCAATCAGGAATTCTTATTTTCCCAGGCTTCTTTGGCTACTCACCTGAGGGGACTCTCGTGACATTCCCTCGTGGAGGATCAGACATTACAGGCTCAATCTTAGCAGCGGGTATTGATGCGGAACTTTATGAAAACTTTACTGATGTAGATTCAGTTTACGCAGCAAACCCGAAAGTGGTTGAAAATCCTGTAGAAATTATGAAAATGACTTACCGTGAAATGAGAGAGCTTTCTTATGCTGGCTTCTCTGTTTTCCATGATGAAGCATTAATCCCAGCTTTCCGTAAGAAGATTCCTGTATGTATTAAGAATACAAACAATCCGAGTGCCAGAGGAACAATGATCATTGCTGAGCGTGAATATGAAGCGAATCCAGTTATCGGTATTGCGAGTGATTCGGGCTTCTGTACAATTTACGTTCGTAAATACTTAATGAATCGTGAAGTTGGATTTGGTCGTCGTTTACTTCAAATTATTGAAGATGAAGGTATCTCATATGAGCATATTCCATCAGGGATTGATGATACATCAGTTATCCTTGAACAGGCTCAATTAGATGGTGAAAAAGAACACCGCATCATTGAACGTATTAAAACTGAGCTCGAGGTTGATGACGTGTTCATCGAGCGTGATTTTGCGATGATTATGATCGTAGGTGAAGGCATGCATAATACAGTTGGTATTGCAGCAAGAGCAACAGATGCACTTTACCGAGCTGAAGCAAATATTGAAATGATTAACCAAGGATCATCAGAAGTTAGTTTAGTATTTGGTGTTCATGAAGAGGACGCTGACCGCGCAGTTAGTGAACTATATAAAGAATTCTTCGGAGCTTGTAAAGAGAATTGCATTCAATAA
- a CDS encoding heavy-metal-associated domain-containing protein yields the protein MKTISLQVEKMSCGNCLTTVETAIKSVEGVNEAKGSLEEKTIKVQYNEEIADVSDFVEAVEEVGYIII from the coding sequence ATGAAAACAATTTCTCTACAAGTAGAAAAAATGAGCTGTGGTAATTGCCTTACAACTGTAGAAACGGCAATTAAATCAGTAGAAGGTGTAAATGAAGCAAAGGGAAGCTTAGAGGAAAAGACAATTAAAGTTCAATACAATGAAGAAATAGCGGATGTATCAGACTTTGTCGAAGCCGTTGAGGAGGTTGGTTATATCATCATATAA